One window of Ictalurus punctatus breed USDA103 chromosome 22, Coco_2.0, whole genome shotgun sequence genomic DNA carries:
- the fam169aa gene encoding rootletin isoform X1: MEFPVDILASVSPESLEQSAKDYMSKLQYRNSEIQEYLSIPGSKKIEIGLCNVSFVPLYGVDIKQKLLALFSPEDPFKAVGLYLLDRWWSAEDILKTADSSRTGLIKVRTNGERIVLYVLNRIIYRTKEIAGNDAPFLCHGEDEIAKILWKNGEAIGFYSVKPEGRLCKRFLTHRYQLPVMDTIFIRKCHRGNGHGLQMLEDFVDRFKKDSMGLKYPLSPAMYKVCKKYLSRYPEDTELLWEIEGVGSPFQRTQIARKLQAMDLKGNHQALGKSNLETEDIPMEAGFRQVQETMEHIEVVEEVVRIKITKEVQDTPVTTRGRSGNLKRKKLGADKEETPGKILRVEDIEPDVQSADDPVHEYGKLSVILKEPELKDTVETMTHDVTPISETTHLHCEDQNKLTPEPTYQSEPEKDQVDEITPVMEIQSLKDNAQIMKTFEATIVPVDLQPLELHQVQEVEIVKMSSETEEVKEKGVEVKEMKDDVNKVIPLDERETSEEIVESQKDQTEMADTTNIEDIVDEVEMRKISVENIVGDTEVEKPGVLEVSLVEKEQSEQVKVMHTVEETGTVRECLCDKEQETEDQELSPDNEWEKVSSLIQQEEYSNMAYSSGLKGKCGDKRRSNYETPLRHSVRLRDQAAEGELAERVLRRSSKQTLETTSKQVYTRQAQSIKQPEKIKQVEDEPKEKGLNQTESQAECTEKAQQRTDDQNPREVENKMEDGSQDENKMDEKLRNEEQDKMAAAAEEVGKAAEDGEEIGIADVNNAEAYYTGGENVVVVEDKIKKKNIEEAEVRHDKIEIEENILSKDEDRVSEPTVTDENKIEEAQEEELMKEPNAIQSEEPEINDIELSLDYEDGKDGEKMAVVDVHDAEDVNTAQIEVEVKVPEPSAAEPFEEQEEEPTLEMMPAEIVQNTEEATSTLKLQKVAAVLVDLDTVSTTHTYASENASGNSQPERTDDRGNKEEEGLNQQVEPTEKEQEVEMTENENETVEGENSSIEETEEIMERVITTDVDRVSELTTDENKMEDFQQETVLKETKTVRDAPDEEIKSKDIIESSEDDEEVKSDVQIELSEEEEDKTNFVTPLRRSKRLKHLVAERELTKRVLRSSTKTAKATCKPNAIKQRVKTKQAVDDPEVEQMKEAVESPTGTAAEKKIESVSITTEGCRENLISALNDNVEEERNVDEEHLEEKITDYQNLMEVENKMEDGSQHENKMNTAAIELEGETLEQSTVEPVEEQDEEPASEMVPKDDVPNTEETTSALKLPKAAVVLVDFNKVSIIYTDVSEDAKGTSQPQEKVDLEHHRLESTVRESQAEHTEEEQVVEMRENEIENSSIEETEEKMVRKCVVSNDEDRVPESAVTDEENMEEDQKGTTAQEIPGEEPKSLHVIKSTEDDEGVTSDVSLKLAEEEVYKEIITTEGCGENLISALNVIFEEGRDEECLGQNVTDAEHLMEVEKKTEDSPQDENKVDTKLRNNEQGRVTTGEEAGESTKGDEKTAAEGKSTETSAAESVEEQEEEPASEREPAEDDDNIKEATSTLKLQSVAVVLVDFNKVSPKHESDDSEMDKVTSQPQEEVIQELYKPDSTYHSNEGKEGENQTECEVELGEKEQEVEMIEEEHEETEQVRDERMEIEENSMSKVENKLPESTFIDEKMMNETQEEEPVKQTNTNQDTPGEEENIQNDIESSEDEGLKSDAQIELSEEEEDKTSFVTPLRRSRRLKRQAVESELTKRVLRSSTKAAKATSKTKAVMQQVKTKQPVDDPEEQIKEVLESDTETAVKEKIESVSITTETKEVKALEGKKIGQSAAEPTEEQEEEPASETGPSEDDYTEEATSPLKLQKVAVGLVDFDTVSTTHTDAGKDAKGTSQSQEEVDLELHKLESPSTGSQAEHSEKEQVVEMTENEIETGSTEETDEKMESEEGVVLNDEDLVPLSEVPDEENIEEVQNETDTAQEIAGEETKSQHVIEPSEDNGERSDVLDEEDEASSVTPLRRSRRLEDQAAESKLTKRSLRSSAKLTNKATPQQRHERQIKVMMLLEEPENLDESNNNEMNVILGSEVAVGDHMESDGDPENMISAVQSTCEEGSSLEKTDIEADDHKNIKNIRTSDGNEVENNIRSEGVTEQDKMAPEDIIHGETEQVCTAVHIEPSDVLEEAENNVQEEGAATEMAYGEDSENIMETTSALILQEASVVLMDIKEVLPNLTGTLVAELEMDSLVTKVCPEILAVQSTEESRAAVEEAHETNSKCDTEEVPAVSEAVRKDREQDKNIPGNDLEKVEEGTDGDSDMVEAAVDHKEILVEGDLPDEYQEKEEPELNQEQVRSASSGQERDQQDNAPEETLLEKTFEEEPSKRVEEKHLVVQSDEGVGVERRALRKRTITTKATSVRKSKRLCKQDQGENDGQTVVWTNNEDSATVMADVKSLAENETTHQGKGQEIQGTNTIGGEISHKDEDQENTEGEEMDGNATNSQESTTGTEDMSKQAQLREFLNVSEEDTDSKLVAQEEKNGEENKEEQSATEQIMESENNAGAADKVTDEPKEFEDTQGEPEQIEKNAEEMTEASVTVDGNFTSELDEEIDRKDAECHRVVEETKASFQESEKEIADAGQESGVTTKRFLRGRKSATASPEQRSTRRSRRLLQDSLSEMEDKSEAEEVRKVIGEEVKKPQQKRKAVVELTARRSKRLTGAEIV, from the exons ATGGAGTTCCCCGTGGATATATTGGCCTCTGTGTCTCCTGAATCCCTGGAGCAGTCAGCGAAAGACTACATGTCTAAACTTCAATACAGAAATTCAGAAATACAGGAGTACCTCAGCATACCTGGATCCAAGAAA ATCGAGATTGGCCTCTGTAATGTAAGTTTTGTCCCCCTCTATGGAGTTGACATTAAACAGAAGCTCCTCGCACTATTTTCACCTGAAGACCCATTTAAAG CTGTTGGACTCTACCTGCTGGATCGGTGGTGGTCAGCTGAAGATATTCTTAAAACAGCAGACTCCTCACGCACAGGATTGATTAAG GTCAGAACCAATGGAGAGAGGATAGTTCTGTATGTTCTGAACAGAATTATCTACAGAACGAAAGAGATAGCTGGGAATGATGCGCCCTTTCTTTGTCATGGAGAAGATGAAATTGCCAAAATCCTCTGGAAAAATGGCGAGGCCATTGGCTTTTACTCAGTCAAACCTGAAG GGAGACTATGCAAGAGGTTCTTGACCCATCGTTATCAACTTCCTGTCATGGATACCATATTCATCCGGAAATGCCACCGTGGCAATGGACATGGTCTCCAAATGCTGGAGGACTTTGTTGACCGCTTCAAAAAAGATTCCATGGGTTTGAAATATCCACTTTCACCAGCCATGTACAAAG TTTGTAAAAAGTATCTGAGCCGTTATCCAGAAGACACAGAGCTGCTGTGGGAAATAGAGGGTGTAGGAAGCCCTTTTCAGAGAACTCAAATAGCCAGAAAACTACAAGCAATGGACCTAAAAG GAAATCACCAAGCTTTGGGGAAATCGAATTTGGAAACAGAAGACATCCCAATGGAAGCTGGTTTTAGACAAGTACAGGAGACTATGGAGCACATAGAGGTTGTG GAGGAGGTTGTCCGGATTAAAATAACAAAGG AGGTGCAGGACACACCAGTTACAACCCGTGGCAGAAGCGGCAATCTGAAGCGTAAAAAACTTGgagcagacaaagaagagacACCTGGGAAAATCCTCAG ggtAGAAGACATTGAGCCTGATGTTCAGTCTGCAGATGACCCGGTGCATGAGTATGGCAAACTTTCTGTGATTTTAAAAGAGCCAGAACTCAAG GACACCGTGGAGACAATGACACATGATGTGACCCCCATATCAGAGACTACTCATCTTCACTGTGAAGACCAAAACAAATTGACCCCTGAACCGACCTATCAGTCAGAACCAGAAAAAGATCAGGTGGACGAAATAACTCCTGTTATGGAAATCCAAAGCCTAAAGGACAATGCACAAATCATGAAAACTTTTGAAGCCACGATTGTTCCAGTAGACCTCCAACCTTTAGAACTTCATCAAGTTCAAGAGGTGGAGATTGTTAAGATGTCGTCTGAAACTGAAGAGGTAAAAGAAAAAGGTGTAGAGGTCAAAGAAATGAAAGATGATGTTAATAAGGTGATACCTTTAGATGAGAGGGAAACCTCTGAAGAAATAGTAGAGTCACAAAAAGATCAAACAGAAATGGCAGATACTACCAACATAGAAGACATAGTAGATGAAGTAGAAATGAGGAAGATATCAGTGGAAAATATTGTTGGTGACACAGAAGTAGAGAAACCGGGAGTTCTAGAGGTGTCTTTGGTAGAAAAAGAGCAAAGTGAGCAGGTGAAAGTGATGCACACAGTTGAAGAGACTGGCACGGTTCGGGAGTGTTTATGTGACAAAGAACAGGAAACTGAAGACCAAGAATTAAGTCCTGATAATGAATGGGAGAAAGTCAGTTCTTTGATTCAACAAGAGGAGTACTCAAACATGGCATACAGTTCAGGCTTAAAAGGAAAATGTGGTGACAAGCGAAGATCAAACTACGAAACTCCATTAAGGCACTCTGTAAGACTCCGTGATCAGGCTGCAGAAGGTGAACTTGCAGAAAGAGTTCTCAGACGTTCTTCTAAGCAAACACTTGAAACCACTTCTAAACAGGTGTACACAAGACAAGCCCAATCTATAAAGCAACCAGAGAAAATCAAACAAGTAGAAGATGAGCCTAAAGAAAAAGGATTAAATCAGACAGAATCTCAGGCTGAATGCACTGAAAAAGCCCAACAAAGAACTGATGATCAAAACCCCAGGGAAGTGGAGAACAAAATGGAAGATGGTTCACAAGATGAAAATAAGATGGATGAAAAGTTGAGGAATGAAGAACAAGACAAAATGGCCGCTGCAGCAGAAGAAGTTGGCAAGGCAGCTGAGGATGGTGAGGAAATAGGAATCGCAGATGTTAATAATGCTGAAGCTTACTACACAGGCGGTGAAAATGTGGTGGTAGTTgaggacaaaataaaaaagaaaaatattgaaGAAGCAGAAGTAAGACATGACAAGATAGAGATTGAGGAAAATATTCTATCAAAGGATGAAGACAGAGTTTcagagccaactgttacagaTGAAAACAAGATAGAGGAGGCTCAAGAAGAGGAACTTATGAAAGAACCTAACGCTATTCAAAGTGAGGAACCAGAAATTAATGACATCGAGTTAAGTCTTGATTATGAAGATGGCAAGGATGGTGAGAAAATGGCAGTTGTTGATGTTCATGATGCTGAGGATGTAAATACAGCTCAAATAGAAGTTGAAGTAAAAGTACCAGAACCATCAGCTGCAGAACCTTTTgaagagcaggaggaggagccaACCTTAGAAATGATGCCAGCAGAGATTGTGCAGAACACTGAAGAAGCCACTTCAACTTTGAAACTGCAAAAGGTTGCTGCTGTTCTTGTGGATTTAGACACAGTTTCCACAACACATACATATGCCAGCGAAAATGCCTCAGGAAACTCACAGCCAGAACGTACTGATGACCGAGggaacaaagaagaagaaggattaAACCAGCAAGTTGAACCCACTGAAAAAGAGCAAGAAGTGgaaatgacagaaaatgaaaatgagacaGTTGAGGGTGAAAATAGCAGCATtgaagaaacagaagaaattatGGAGAGAGTTATAACAACGGATGTAGACAGAGTTTCAGAGTTGACTACAGATGAAAACAAGATGGAGGATTTTCAGCAAGAGACGGTTCTGAAAGAAACAAAGACTGTTCGAGACGCACCAGATGAGGAAATCAAAAGTAAAGATATCATTGAGTCAagtgaggatgatgaagaggtGAAATCAGATGTTCAGATTGAACTGTCTGAAGAGGAAGAGGATAAGACAAACTTTGTAACCCCATTACGGCGCTCTAAAAGACTAAAACATCTGGTTGCAGAAAGGGAACTGACAAAAAGAGTACTCAGGAGTTCAACAAAAACAGCTAAAGCAACTTGTAAACCCAATGCTATAAAGCAACGAGTGAAGACTAAGCAAGCAGTAGATGATCCTGAAGTTGAGCAGATGAAGGAAGCTGTAGAATCGCCCACTGGAACTGCTGCGGAAAAGAAAATTGAGTCAGTAAGCATCACTACTGAAGGCTGTAGGGAAAACCTGATTTCAgctttaaatgataatgttgaGGAAGAGAGAAATGTAGATGAGGAGCatttagaagaaaaaataaCTGATTATCAAAACCTCATGGAAGTGGAGAACAAAATGGAAGATGGTTCACAGCATGAAAATAAGATGAATACCGCTGCAATAGAGCTTGAAGGAGAAACACTAGAACAGTCTACTGTGGAACCTGTTGAAGAGCAGGACGAGGAACCAGCCTCAGAAATGGTGCCAAAGGATGATGTCCCGAACACTGAAGAAACCACATCAGCTTTGAAACTGCCAAAAGCTGCTGTTGTGCTTGTGGATTTTAACAAAGTTTCCATTATATATACAGATGTTAGTGAAGATGCTAAGGGAACCTCACAGCCTCAGGAGAAGGTAGATCTGGAACATCATAGACTAGAAAGTACTGTTAGAGAATCTCAGGCTGAACACACTGAAGAAGAGCAAGTAGTGGaaatgagagaaaatgagatTGAAAATAGCAGCATTGAAGAAACCGAAGAAAAGATGGTGAGGAAATGTGTTGTATCGAATGATGAAGATAGAGTTCCAGAGTCAGCTGTTACTGATGAAGAAAACATGGAAGAGGATCAAAAAGGGACCACTGCCCAAGAAATACCAGGTGAGGAACCAAAAAGTCTACATGTCATTAAGTCAACTGAAGATGATGAGGGTGTGACGTCAGATGTTTCACTTAAACTGGCTGAAGAGGAAGTGTATAAGGAAATCATCACTACTGAAGGCTGTGGTGAAAATCTGATTTCAGCTCTAAATGTCATTTTTGAGGAAGGGAGGGATGAGGAATGTTTAGGCCAAAACGTAACTGATGCTGAACACCTCATGGAAGTGGAGAAGAAAACTGAAGATAGTCCACAGGATGAAAATAAAGTGGATACAAAGTTGAGGAACAATGAACAAGGAAGAGTGACAACAGGAGAAGAAGCTGGTGAGTCAACCAAAGGTGATGAGAAAACAGCGGCTGAAGGAAAATCAACAGAAACATCTGCTGCGGAGTCTGTTgaagagcaggaggaggaaCCAGCCTCAGAAAGAGAGCCAGCAGAGGATGATGACAACATAAAAGAAGCCACATCAACTCTGAAACTGCAAAGTGTTGCTGTTGTGCTTGTGGATTTTAACAAAGTCTCCCCGAAACATGAAAGTGATGACAGTGAAATGGATAAGGTAACCTCCCAGCCTCAGGAGGAGGTAATTCAGGAACTTTATAAGCCAGATAGTACTTATCATAGTAATGAGGGCAAAGAAGGAGAAAACCAGACAGAATGTGAAGTTGAACTCGGGGAAAAAGAGCAAGAAGTAGAAATGATTGAAGAGGAACATGAGGAAACAGAACAAGTAAGAGATGAGAGGATGGAGATTGAGGAAAATAGTATGTCAAAGGTTGAAAACAAACTTCCAGAGTCAACTTTTATAGATGAAAAGATGATGAATGAAACTCAGGAAGAGGAACCTGTGAAACAGACAAACACTAATCAAGATACACCAGGTGAGGAAGAAAACATTCAAAATGACATTGAGTCAAGTGAAGATGAAGGATTGAAATCAGATGCTCAGATTGAACTGTCTGAAGAGGAAGAGGATAAGACAAGCTTTGTAACACCATTAAGGCGGTCAAGAAGACTCAAGCGTCAGGCGGTAGAAAGTGAACTGACAAAAAGAGTTCTCAGGAGTTCTACAAAAGCTGCTAAAGCAACTTCTAAAACAAAAGCTGTAATGCAAcaagtgaaaacaaaacaaccagtAGATGATCCTGAAGAGCAGATAAAGGAAGTTCTGGAGTCAGACACTGAAACTGCTGTGAAAGAGAAAATTGAGTCGGTAAGCATCACCACTGAAACCAAAGAAGTGAAAGCTctcgaaggaaaaaaaataggaCAGTCTGCTGCAGAACCTACTgaagagcaggaggaggaaCCAGCCTCAGAAACAGGCCCATCAGAGGATGATTACACAGAAGAAGCCACATCACCTTTGAAACTGCAGAAAGTTGCTGTTGGGCTTGTGGATTTTGACACAGTTTCCACAACACATACGGATGCTGGTAAAGATGCTAAGGGAACTTCACAGTCTCAGGAGGAGGTAGATCTGGAACTTCATAAACTAGAAAGTCCTTCTACAGGATCTCAAGCTGAACACTCTGAAAAAGAGCAGGTAGTGgaaatgacagaaaatgaaaTTGAAACCGGCAGCACTGAAGAAACAGATGAAAAGATGGAGAGTGAGGAAGGTGTTGTACTGAATGATGAAGACTTAGTTCCACTGTCAGAGGTTCCTGATGAAGAAAACATAGAAGAGGTTCAAAACGAGACAGACACTGCTCAAGAAATAGCAGGTGAGGAAACAAAAAGTCAACATGTCATTGAGCCAAGTGAAGATAATGGTGAGAGATCAGATGTTCtggatgaagaggatgaggCAAGCTCGGTAACCCCATTGAGGCGCTCTAGAAGGCTCGAGGATCAAGCTGCAGAAAGTAAACTGACGAAAAGATCTCTCAGGAGTTCGGCAAAACTGACAAACAAAGCCACTCCACAACAAAGACACGAACGACAAATCAAAGTCATGATGCTACTAGAGGAACCTGAAAACCTAGATGAATCTAATAATAACGAGATGAACGTTATATTAGGGTCTGAGGTCGCAGTAGGAGACCACATGGAGTCAGATGGTGATCCAGAAAATATGATTTCAGCTGTACAGAGCACCTGTGAAGAGGGAAGCAGTTTGGAAAAGACTGACATAGAAGCTGATGACCACAAGAACATTAAGAACATAAGGACATCTGATGGAAATGAAGTAGAGAACAATATAAGGAGTGAAGGTGTTACAGAACAAGACAAGATGGCACCAGAGGATATAATACATGGAGAAACTGAACAAGTCTGCACAGCTGTACACATTGAACCTTCCGACGTTTTGGAAGAAGCTGAAAACAACGTGCAAGAAGAGGGAGCAGCCACAGAAATGGCATATGGAGAGGATAGTGAGAACATCATGGAAACCACATCCGCTTTGATACTACAAGAAGCTTCTGTTGTGcttatggatatcaaagaaGTTCTTCCAAATCTCACAGGCACACTTGTAGCAGAGCTGGAGATGGATTCACTAGTCACTAAAGTTTGTCCTGAAATATTAGCAGTGCAAAGCACCGAAGAGTCCAGGGCTGCTGTGGAAGAGGCGCATGAAACCAATTCAAAATGTGACACTGAGGAAGTACCTGCTGTCTCTGAAGCAGTGAGAAAAGACCGGGAGCAAGATAAAAATATACCTGGAAATGATCTAGAAAAGGTAGAGGAGGGGACTGATGGAGACAGCGATATGGTAGAAGCAGCTGTTGATCATAAGGAAATTCTAGTAGAAGGTGATCTACCAGATGAGTATCAGGAGAAAGAAGAACCTGAGCTGAACCAAGAACAAGTAAGAAGTGCCAGTTCTGGACAGGAACGTGACCAACAGGATAATGCTCCGGAGGAAACATTGCTTGAGAAAACATTTGAAGAAGAACCTAGTAAAAGAGTGGAAGAAAAACACCTTGTCGTTCAGTCAGACGAGGGCGTAGGTGTTGAAAGAAGGGCTCTGAGAAAACGAACAATAACTACCAAAGCCACCTCTGTAAGGAAATCCAAACGACTCTGCAAACAAGACCAAGGTGAAAATGATGGGCAAACAGTTGTGTGGACAAACAATGAGGATTCTGCAACAGTAATGGCTGATGTGAAGTCACTTGCAGAAAACGAAACCACTCATCAAGGAAAAGGTCAAGAAATACAGGGTACCAATACTATAGGTGGAGAAATCTCCCATAAAGATGAGGACCAGGAAAATACAGAAGGGGAAGAAATGGATGGAAATGCGACTAACAGCCAAGAAAGCACAACAGGGACAGAAGATATGAGTAAGCAGGCCCAGTTGAGAGAGTTTCTAAATGTTTCAGAAGAAGATACAGATTCTAAGCTAGTGGCACAAGAAGAAAAGAATGGTGAAGAGAACAAGGAGGAACAATCGGCGACAGAACAGATAATGGAGTCTGAAAACAATGCAGGTGCAGCTGATAAAGTAACTGATGAGCCCAAAGAATTTGAGGATACTCAAGGGGAGCCAGAGCAAATTGAGAAGAACGCTGAAGAAATGACTGAAGCCAGTGTAACTGTAGATGGAAATTTCACCTCGGAGCTGGACGAAGAGATTGACCGTAAGGACGCAGAGTGTCACCGAGTGGTTGAGGAGACCAAAGCCTCATTTCaggagagtgaaaaagaaatcGCAGATGCAGGGCAAGAGTCCGGAGTGACGACAAAACGCTTCCTTCGTGGCAGGAAATCAGCAACAGCTTCACCTGAACAAAGATCAACTAGGAGAAGCAGGAGATTGCTGCAAGATAGTCTGAGTGAAATGGAAGATAAGTCAGAGGCAGAGGAGGTAAGAAAGGTGATTGGAGAAGAGGTAAAGAAACctcaacaaaaaagaaaagctgtagTTGAGCTAACAGCTCGTAGATCTAAACGGCTTACAGGAGCAGAAATAGTGTAA